The following coding sequences lie in one Bacillus rossius redtenbacheri isolate Brsri chromosome 13, Brsri_v3, whole genome shotgun sequence genomic window:
- the LOC134538117 gene encoding adiponectin receptor protein, whose translation MSDYEDAVESLDEVLGLREGLRRRPLWDPECDSLDSDVPGLQEVAELLEDDDSCVLAEEDDGVGCPLPSTPEDEHMLDREITEVLKAGVLSDEIDLGALAHNAAEQAEEFVRKVWEASWKVCHFRNLPQWLQDNDYLHAGHRPPLPSFYACFRSIFRIHTETGNIWTHLLGCVAFIAVATYFLTRSSLEVQFQEKLVFAAFFAGAIMCLGMSFAFHTVHCHSECVGKLFSKLDYCGIAMLIMGSFVPWLYYGFYCHYQPKVIYLSVVICLGISSIVVSLWDRFSLPKYRPLRAGVFMTFGLSGVIPAVHYAISEGWFNAISQASLGWLILMGCLYILGAMFYALRVPERFFPGKCDIWFQSHQIFHVLVIAAAFVHYHGITEMAMYRMTVGECSAPGGPVMAF comes from the exons ATGAGCGACTACGAGGACGCCGTGGAGAGCCTGGACGAGGTGCTGGGGCTCCGGGAGGGGCTCCGCCGCCGCCCGCTGTGGGACCCCGAGTGCGACAGCCTGGACTCGGACGTCCCGGGGCTGCAGGAGGTGGCGGAGCTGCTGGAGGACGACGACTCGTGCGTGCTGGCCGAGGAGGACGACGGGGTGGGCTGCCCGCTGCCCAGCACGCCCGAGGACGAGCACATGCTGGACCGCGAG ATCACGGAGGTGCTGAAGGCGGGCGTGCTCTCCGACGAGATAGACCTGGGCGCGCTGGCGCACAACGCCGCTGAGCAGGCGGAGGAGTTTGTGCGCAAGGTGTGGGAGGCGTCGTGGAAGGTGTGCCACTTCCGCAACCTGCCCCAGTGGCTGCAGGACAACGACTACCTGCATGCGGGCCACCGCCCCCCGCTGCCCAGCTTCTACGCCTGCTTCCGCAGCATCTTCCGCATCCACACCGAGACGGGCAACATTTGGACCCACCTCCTGG GGTGCGTCGCCTTCATCGCGGTGGCCACGTACTTCCTGACGCGCTCGTCCCTGGAGGTGCAGTTCCAGGAGAAGCTGGTGTTTGCGGCGTTCTTCGCGGGGGCCATCATGTGTCTGGGGATGTCCTTCGCCTTCCACACCGTGCACTGCCACTCGGAGTGCGTGGGCAAGCTGTTCAGCAA GCTGGACTACTGCGGCATAGCCATGCTGATCATGGGCTCGTTCGTGCCGTGGCTCTACTACGGCTTCTACTGCCACTACCAGCCCAAGGTGATCTACCTGAGCGTGGTGATCTGCCTGGGCATATCGTCGATCGTGGTGTCCCTGTGGGATCGCTTCAGCCTGCCCAAGTACCGGCCGCTCAGGGCAG GGGTGTTCATGACGTTCGGCCTGAGCGGGGTGATCCCGGCCGTGCACTACGCCATCTCGGAGGGCTGGTTCAACGCCATCTCGCAGGCGTCCCTGGGCTGGCTCATCCTCATGGGCTGCCTCTACATCCTGGGGGCCATGTTCTACGCCCTGCGCGTCCCGGAGCGCTTCTTCCCCGGCAAGTGCGACATCTGG TTCCAGAGCCACCAGATCTTCCACGTGCTGGTGATAGCCGCGGCCTTCGTGCACTACCACGGCATCACGGAGATGGCCATGTACCGCATGACGGTGGGCGAGTGCTCGGCGCCCGGGGGCCCCGTCATGGCCTTCTGA